In Harpia harpyja isolate bHarHar1 chromosome 12, bHarHar1 primary haplotype, whole genome shotgun sequence, a single window of DNA contains:
- the NEU2 gene encoding sialidase-2 has translation MMASFPVLKQETLFRNGTWSYRIPALLYLPRFSIILAFAEEREDVVDEHAKLIAIRRGMYDPTTHHVQWNSMETIVSAQLKDHRSMNPCPVYDEVSGKLILFFIAVPGKISEQHQLRTKINLVRLCYVTSMDQGRTWSTAQDVTDSTISTEYKNWATFAVGPGHGLQLLNEARSLVIPAYAYRILDPRQHPTPHAFCFISSDHGTTWELGNFVGEESAVESQVAEVHTCGRKVLYCNARSSRGARIQAVSYNHGVDFEGGQRVEMLVEPPSGCHGSVTAFPPPPDARCQDSWLLYAHPTDPKGRRDLGIYLNKSPLNPTHWTKPSILFKGLCAYSDLQYMGIGPDGSPLFSCLFEYGTHQQYEEIIFVMFTLKQAFPSEC, from the exons ATGATGGCTTCGTTTCCTGTCTTGAAGCAAGAGACATTGTTCCGGAATGGTACCTGGAGCTATCGAATTCCAGCCCTGCTCTACCTGCCACGTTTCAGCATCATCCTGGCATTTGCTGAGGAACGAGAGGATGTGGTGGATGAACATGCCAAGCTAATAGCAATACGCAGAGGCATGTATGACCCAACGACACACCATGTTCAG TGGAATAGCATGGAGACCATTGTCAGTGCACAGCTGAAAGACCACCGATCTATGAACCCATGTCCTGTTTATGATGAGGTCTCAGGGAAACTGATCCTGTTCTTCATAGCTGTCCCAGGAAAGATCTCTGAGCAGCATCAGCTCAGGACAAAGATCAACCTGGTACGTCTCTGCTACGTCACTAGCATGGACCAAGGACGCACCTGGAGCACTGCCCAGGATGTCACCGATAGTACCATTAGCACTGAGTACAAGAACTGGGCCACTTTTGCAGTGGGGCCGGGTCATGGATTACAACTGCTCAACGAGGCCCGGAGCCTTGTGATTCCTGCATATGCCTATCGTATCTTGGACCCTAGGCAACACCCCACCCCTCATGCCTTCTGCTTCATCAGCTCTGACCATGGGACAACGTGGGAGTTGGGGAACTTCGTGGGGGAGGAGAGCGCAGTGGAGTCCCAGGTAGCAGAGGTGCACACCTGTGGCAGGAAGGTCCTCTACTGCAATGCAAGGAGCAGTAGGGGAGCCAGAATCCAGGCTGTCAGCTACAATCACGGGGTGGACTTTGAGGGAGGCCAGCGGGTTGAAATGCTAGTAGAACCTCCCTCTGGATGTCATGGAAGTGTTActgccttcccacctcccccTGATGCTAGATGCCAAGACAGTTGGTTGCTCTACGCTCATCCTACAGACCCAAAGGGTCGAAGAGATTTAGGAATTTACCTCAACAAAAGCCCTTTAAATCCAACACACTGGACAAAACCAAGCATCCTCTTTAAGGGCCTGTGTGCTTATTCGGATTTGCAGTACATGGGGATTGGGCCAGATGGGTCACCCTTGTTCTCCTGCCTCTTTGAATATGGGACCCACCAACAATATGAAGAGATAATCTTTGTAATGTTCACTTTGAAGCAAGCCTTTCCATCAGAGTGCTGA